The Mytilus edulis chromosome 12, xbMytEdul2.2, whole genome shotgun sequence genome contains a region encoding:
- the LOC139498116 gene encoding calmodulin-like has translation MTQSCNEDLEALRETFDIFDKNKNGSICATELGTLLRAVGENPTQREIEYFIKSCDKNKNNVIEFEDFVALMEIIRRDATRKEDQEETLKRAFKIFDKDGNGTIDVKELERVTTQLGEVLSEEELAQMFKIADANKDGKIDYKEFTKYITKPISKQPMGHSKKNHNTNKNKT, from the exons ATG aCACAATCATGCAACGAAGATTTAGaag CTTTGCGGGAAACGTTTGACATCTTTGACAAGAACAAAAATGGCAGCATTTGTGCAACAGAACTTGGTACACTGTTGAGAGCAGTTGGTGAGAATCCAACACAAAGAGAAATCGAGTACTTCATTAAGTCATGTGATAAAAACA aaaataatGTAATAGAATTTGAAGACTTTGTGGCGTTAATGGAAATAATAAGACGAGATGCGACACGGAAAGAGGATCAAGAAGAAACTTTAAAGAGagcatttaaaatatttgacaaagaTGGAAATGGGACGATAGATGTCAAAGAACTTGAGAGGGTCACTACACAATTAGGGGAGGTACTCAGCGAAGAGGAGTTAGCGCAGATGTTTAAGATAGCAGATGCTAACAAAGATGGCAAAATTGATTACAAGg aatTCACCAAATATATTACGAAGCCAATTAGTAAACAGCCAATGGGTCATTCGAAGAAAAATCATAACACAAATAAAAACAAGACATAA